Below is a genomic region from Actinoallomurus bryophytorum.
AGGCGGCGGGTGCGGCCGCGGTGCTCCTCGCCGCTGGCACGCCCGGCAGCCGCGCGGCGCTCCCGCACTCGCGGATCCTGATCCATCAGCCGTCCATCGAAGGCATCCAAGGGCAGGTCAGCGACCTGGAGATCCAGGCCAACGAGATCCTGCGCATGCGCGCCCAGACGGAGACGATGTTCGCCCGGCACACCGGTCTGGACATCGAGCAGGTCCGCCGGGACATCGACCGGGACCAGTTCCTCACCGCCGAGAAGGCCAGGACCTACGGCATCGTCGATGACGTCATCGCCAGCCGCAAACGGCACGCGTACGAGGGTGCCGTCGCGTAGCCGGCA
It encodes:
- a CDS encoding ATP-dependent Clp protease proteolytic subunit, producing MNREERFPVENRQILPSFSERTSYGTQETTPYNKLFEERIIFLGTDVDDISANDVMAQLFTLESIDPDRPISLYINSPGGSHTAMTAIYDTMQFIRPEIQTVCVGQAAGAAAVLLAAGTPGSRAALPHSRILIHQPSIEGIQGQVSDLEIQANEILRMRAQTETMFARHTGLDIEQVRRDIDRDQFLTAEKARTYGIVDDVIASRKRHAYEGAVA